From Roseburia hominis, the proteins below share one genomic window:
- a CDS encoding ANTAR domain-containing protein: MSSIIVVFPKRENAANIRNILVRNGVDVLAVCTTGAHAVQYAEDLDEGIVICGYKLKDMLYTELREYLPDTFEMLLVASLEKWRGDALPGVVGLGMPIKVYDLMNTVQMLLETMERRRKKRKARLKNRSPEQQALVKSAKELLMDRNHMTEEEAHRYLQKCSMDSGNNMVETAQMVLSIMAE; this comes from the coding sequence ATGAGTAGTATTATTGTTGTATTCCCTAAACGGGAAAATGCAGCAAATATTCGCAATATACTGGTGCGTAACGGGGTAGATGTTCTGGCGGTGTGTACCACGGGTGCCCACGCAGTTCAATATGCAGAGGATCTTGATGAGGGAATCGTGATTTGTGGTTATAAATTGAAAGATATGTTATATACTGAATTGAGAGAATATCTGCCCGATACCTTTGAGATGCTGCTGGTCGCTTCTTTGGAGAAATGGAGAGGGGACGCGCTTCCGGGTGTGGTGGGTCTTGGTATGCCGATCAAGGTATATGACCTTATGAATACCGTGCAGATGCTGCTGGAGACCATGGAGCGCAGAAGGAAAAAGCGGAAGGCCCGGCTTAAAAACCGCAGTCCCGAGCAGCAAGCCCTGGTGAAAAGCGCCAAAGAGCTTCTGATGGACAGAAATCATATGACCGAGGAGGAGGCGCACCGCTACCTGCAAAAATGCAGTATGGACAGTGGAAATAATATGGTGGAAACTGCCCAAATGGTGCTCAGTATTATGGCAGAATAG